One part of the Sorangiineae bacterium MSr11954 genome encodes these proteins:
- a CDS encoding VOC family protein yields MATKKSLPRIYPHLIVKGAARAIDFYVETLGAKEVSRFADTKMNGHIVHAELTIGETTFSLSEEARDWKNDAPASLGGSPVILTVQVEDARAVGERMVHAGATVVYPIEDQFYGARQGRLVDPFGHLWIITQQIEDLSNEEIQRRVDAWTPDDSGTTKG; encoded by the coding sequence ATGGCCACGAAGAAATCACTCCCACGAATTTACCCGCACCTCATCGTCAAAGGGGCCGCGCGCGCGATCGATTTTTACGTCGAGACGCTCGGCGCAAAAGAGGTTTCACGGTTCGCCGACACGAAAATGAACGGCCACATCGTGCACGCCGAGCTCACGATTGGCGAGACGACCTTTTCGCTCTCCGAGGAGGCCCGCGACTGGAAAAACGATGCGCCCGCGTCGCTCGGCGGCTCGCCGGTCATCCTCACCGTGCAGGTCGAAGACGCCCGCGCGGTGGGTGAGCGCATGGTCCACGCGGGCGCGACCGTGGTTTACCCCATCGAGGATCAATTTTATGGCGCCAGGCAAGGACGGCTGGTGGATCCCTTCGGGCACCTCTGGATCATCACGCAGCAGATCGAAGATCTCTCCAACGAAGAGATTCAACGAAGGGTCGACGCCTGGACGCCCGACGATAGCGGTACCACCAAGGGCTGA
- a CDS encoding DUF255 domain-containing protein, whose translation MNGAGAYGPDASPKEPLAWAPFGPEAFGRAKKERKFIVLDGAAEWCHWCHVMESTTYHDGAVAALLQQHFVATKVDIDSRPDIEERYRAWGWPATVIFSPDGEELGKYRGYIAPDAFAAILKAVVASQGSGPSDGARPGIAGAPVRVPDAPLPREMLAWAARWAALELEDHWDPNEGGWGVQPKVPIHGNTEFALRRAARGDSTLREHALTVLDKQRSIIDPVWGGIYQYSVAPDWVHPHFEKLMEYNAGALADYATAYVLTKDERWLRAARDIDRYLRAFLIAPSGAFYGTQDADVNAHERGKRFVDGHDYYRLGDVERRKLGIPRVDTNEYAKDSGLAIEAYVTLYEATGDRSALAIARRARTAVLRAHTVRSGAVAHAASAGEPKSGDAAKSGDDTTVLHLADNAAFGYALVRLYKVDRDASTLEAAKRIASFAVTELLDRNEGGFFAHTEDPAAVGVFRLRRKPFSENVLMLRFLHELTKLAPDPAHTRALDKSVRYLTEPERIKDAGRFIGDYLSLLDAVL comes from the coding sequence GTGAATGGTGCGGGCGCGTATGGTCCGGATGCATCTCCGAAGGAGCCGCTCGCCTGGGCGCCCTTCGGCCCGGAGGCCTTCGGACGCGCGAAGAAAGAGCGAAAGTTCATCGTGTTGGATGGCGCCGCCGAGTGGTGCCATTGGTGCCATGTGATGGAGTCGACGACGTACCACGATGGCGCCGTGGCGGCGCTTTTGCAGCAACACTTCGTCGCGACCAAGGTCGATATCGATTCCCGGCCCGATATCGAAGAACGCTACCGGGCGTGGGGGTGGCCCGCCACCGTCATCTTTTCGCCCGACGGTGAGGAGCTCGGAAAATACCGCGGGTACATCGCGCCCGATGCATTTGCCGCCATCTTGAAGGCCGTGGTGGCGAGCCAAGGATCGGGCCCGAGCGATGGCGCGCGCCCAGGCATCGCAGGAGCGCCCGTGAGGGTCCCCGATGCGCCGCTCCCGCGGGAGATGCTCGCGTGGGCGGCGCGGTGGGCGGCCCTCGAGCTGGAAGACCATTGGGACCCCAACGAGGGTGGCTGGGGCGTTCAGCCCAAGGTGCCTATCCACGGCAACACGGAATTTGCGTTGCGGCGCGCGGCGCGTGGGGATTCCACCTTGCGGGAGCACGCGCTCACCGTGCTCGACAAGCAGCGGAGCATCATCGATCCGGTGTGGGGCGGTATTTATCAATATTCGGTGGCGCCGGATTGGGTGCATCCCCACTTCGAAAAATTGATGGAATACAATGCCGGAGCGCTCGCCGATTACGCGACGGCGTACGTGCTCACCAAGGACGAGCGCTGGCTCCGCGCGGCGCGCGACATCGACCGCTATTTGCGCGCGTTCCTGATCGCGCCGAGCGGGGCGTTCTACGGCACGCAAGACGCCGATGTGAATGCCCATGAGCGCGGAAAGCGCTTCGTGGACGGCCATGACTATTACCGGCTCGGCGACGTCGAGCGCCGCAAGTTGGGTATTCCGCGCGTCGACACCAACGAGTACGCGAAGGACAGCGGCTTGGCCATCGAGGCGTATGTCACCTTGTACGAGGCGACCGGCGATCGCTCCGCCCTGGCCATCGCACGGCGTGCGCGCACCGCCGTTCTGCGCGCGCACACCGTGCGGAGCGGCGCGGTCGCGCATGCGGCGTCGGCGGGCGAGCCCAAGTCGGGGGACGCGGCCAAGTCGGGGGACGACACCACGGTCCTTCACCTGGCGGACAACGCCGCCTTCGGGTACGCGCTGGTGCGGCTCTACAAGGTCGACCGCGACGCGAGCACCCTGGAGGCGGCCAAGCGCATCGCCAGCTTTGCCGTAACCGAGCTGCTCGATCGGAACGAGGGAGGGTTCTTTGCGCACACGGAGGATCCGGCCGCCGTCGGCGTGTTTCGGCTTCGGCGAAAGCCGTTTAGCGAAAATGTGCTCATGCTCCGCTTTTTGCACGAGCTTACGAAGCTGGCCCCGGATCCTGCGCACACCAGGGCCCTCGACAAAAGCGTCCGGTACCTGACCGAGCCCGAGCGGATCAAGGACGCCGGGCGATTCATCGGCGACTACCTCTCCCTGTTGGACGCCGTCTTGTAG